One Hyphomicrobium sp. CS1GBMeth3 DNA window includes the following coding sequences:
- a CDS encoding site-specific integrase: MTDAAMVTVRYPYVYEDVDRHGNVRLYFWRKGQRKVRVRETPGTVEFDARYRELIEQSETGALVVDPAHGTPISGTWRWLCVAYMSSPRWKQLDPSATQRPRRGILEATFLEPVYPGAKETFAGFPLARMTAKAVRVLRDRKAEKPEAANCRVKAIRAVFTWALEEELVRANPARDVPYLKTASDGHHSWTVDEVRQYEKRHPIGTKARLALALFLFTGLRRSDAARVGRQHASDGWLKLRQFKNRNRHPVDIEIPILPELQRVIDASPTGDLTYLVTEFGRPFSIAGLGNKMRQWCDEAELPHCSAHGLRKAGATIAAENGATEKQLMAIFGWKTSKEAERYTRAANRKKMAGDAMGLLGEQKPNKVSHPN; this comes from the coding sequence ATGACGGACGCTGCCATGGTCACCGTGAGATACCCCTACGTCTACGAGGACGTCGATCGCCACGGCAACGTGCGCCTGTATTTCTGGCGCAAGGGGCAGCGAAAGGTCCGGGTCCGCGAAACGCCAGGCACCGTTGAGTTCGACGCCCGCTACCGCGAATTGATCGAGCAGAGCGAAACCGGTGCCCTCGTCGTCGATCCGGCGCACGGGACGCCCATCTCGGGCACGTGGCGGTGGCTGTGCGTGGCGTACATGAGTTCGCCCAGATGGAAGCAACTCGACCCGTCCGCCACCCAACGCCCGCGCCGCGGCATCCTTGAAGCCACGTTTTTGGAGCCTGTGTATCCCGGCGCGAAGGAAACGTTCGCCGGCTTCCCGTTGGCGCGCATGACAGCCAAGGCCGTGCGGGTACTGCGCGACCGCAAGGCTGAGAAGCCAGAAGCCGCCAACTGCCGCGTGAAGGCGATCCGCGCCGTGTTTACCTGGGCGCTAGAGGAGGAGCTTGTTCGTGCGAACCCGGCCCGGGACGTGCCCTACCTGAAAACCGCGAGCGACGGCCATCACAGCTGGACGGTCGACGAAGTGCGCCAGTATGAGAAACGCCATCCCATTGGCACCAAGGCGCGTCTCGCCCTCGCGCTGTTCCTTTTCACCGGCCTCCGCCGCTCTGACGCGGCAAGGGTGGGTCGACAGCATGCCAGCGACGGCTGGCTGAAGCTGCGCCAGTTCAAGAACCGCAATCGACATCCCGTCGACATTGAGATTCCCATCCTGCCGGAGCTCCAGCGCGTCATCGACGCGAGCCCGACGGGGGACCTGACCTATCTCGTCACGGAGTTCGGCCGCCCATTCTCGATTGCCGGCCTCGGGAACAAGATGCGCCAATGGTGCGACGAAGCGGAGCTGCCGCATTGCTCGGCGCACGGACTGCGCAAAGCCGGCGCAACGATAGCCGCGGAGAACGGAGCGACCGAAAAGCAGCTGATGGCAATCTTCGGTTGGAAGACGAGCAAGGAGGCTGAACGCTACACGCGCGCGGCAAATCGCAAGAAGATGGCGGGCGATGCGATGGGGCTTCTAGGAGAGCAAAAGCCGAACAAAGTTTCCCACCCAAATTGA
- a CDS encoding Maf-like protein produces MSSVKAAFFSSFKRTDSPRRETLRRELARERAREGGPQHTPKLVLASASPRRLTLLAQAGIEPDALRPSSVDETPRLAEMPRSLASRLARAKAEAARDQIANDTDIAGAYVLAADTVVSVGRRIFGKPEHIEEAVATLERLSGRSHRVLTGVCLITPDDRIRTRIVDTRVRFKHLSKPEIEAYIASREWRGKAGGYAIQGLAGCFVRTITGSYTNVVGLPLTEVVSLLIGEGFPVHFNWLRAAETDAE; encoded by the coding sequence ATGAGCTCCGTCAAGGCTGCCTTCTTCAGCTCCTTCAAACGCACGGACAGCCCACGCCGCGAAACACTCCGGCGCGAACTCGCCCGCGAGCGGGCGCGCGAAGGGGGGCCGCAGCACACGCCCAAGCTGGTGCTGGCGAGCGCCAGCCCCCGGCGCCTGACGCTCTTGGCGCAGGCCGGGATCGAGCCCGACGCGCTGCGCCCGTCGAGCGTCGACGAGACGCCGCGGCTCGCCGAGATGCCGCGCTCGCTCGCCTCGCGCCTGGCGCGGGCCAAGGCGGAAGCGGCGCGCGACCAGATCGCCAACGACACCGACATTGCCGGTGCCTACGTGCTGGCGGCGGACACGGTGGTGTCGGTGGGGCGGCGCATCTTCGGCAAGCCCGAGCACATCGAGGAGGCTGTGGCGACGCTGGAGCGCCTTTCCGGGCGCTCGCACCGCGTGCTGACCGGCGTTTGCCTGATCACGCCCGACGACCGTATCCGGACGCGGATCGTCGATACGCGCGTGCGCTTCAAGCACCTTTCGAAACCGGAGATCGAAGCCTACATCGCCTCTAGAGAGTGGCGCGGCAAAGCGGGCGGCTATGCCATCCAGGGGCTTGCCGGCTGCTTCGTGCGCACGATCACCGGGTCGTACACCAATGTCGTCGGCCTGCCGCTGACCGAGGTCGTGAGCCTGCTTATCGGCGAAGGCTTCCCGGTGCATTTCAACTGGCTGCGCGCGGCAGAGACCGACGCGGAATGA
- a CDS encoding helix-turn-helix domain-containing protein, whose protein sequence is MSIAAINAVTKLLADPECDLQPRTRLVLVLLANFAGKDGTCHPSRRRLAEMAHASEASIKRDVAELANRKIITREERYSPSTGARASNLIRFLSVQGMAQGYEPTPDHNSDHTPAQDCDPPPGSMVIPTYKAEPTIEPTIEPSVVATADARPAKINPAELCAKLMATANGALHPVAKGVGLQSVAEPIGWIQSGADFELDILPAVAAAAHRAAPGSVRSWAYFRSAVSDHKHRREKGLPPPSASITNGGSSKPSHMRRYV, encoded by the coding sequence ATGAGCATCGCTGCCATCAACGCTGTAACAAAGCTGCTGGCAGATCCCGAATGCGATCTGCAGCCCCGCACACGCCTCGTCTTGGTACTTCTGGCAAACTTCGCCGGCAAGGATGGGACGTGCCATCCGAGCCGTCGTCGCCTAGCCGAGATGGCGCACGCTTCAGAAGCCTCGATTAAGCGCGATGTTGCCGAGCTCGCGAACCGCAAAATCATCACACGCGAGGAGCGCTACAGTCCGTCGACAGGCGCTCGCGCTTCCAACCTGATTAGGTTCCTATCAGTGCAGGGCATGGCTCAAGGCTATGAGCCGACCCCGGATCATAACTCTGACCATACCCCGGCTCAGGATTGTGACCCGCCCCCCGGGTCAATGGTGATCCCTACATATAAGGCTGAACCTACCATTGAACCTACCATTGAACCGTCAGTAGTAGCGACGGCTGACGCTCGCCCTGCGAAAATCAACCCTGCCGAGCTCTGCGCCAAACTCATGGCAACGGCCAATGGTGCTCTGCATCCCGTCGCGAAAGGCGTGGGGCTTCAGAGCGTCGCTGAGCCGATAGGCTGGATCCAGTCAGGGGCCGACTTCGAGCTCGACATCCTGCCCGCCGTTGCCGCCGCTGCCCATCGGGCCGCCCCCGGCTCGGTTCGGTCGTGGGCTTACTTCCGCAGCGCGGTTTCGGACCACAAGCACCGCCGCGAGAAAGGTCTTCCGCCGCCGTCTGCCAGTATCACCAATGGCGGCAGCAGCAAGCCCTCCCACATGCGGAGGTACGTATAA
- the modC gene encoding molybdenum ABC transporter ATP-binding protein — protein MISFACRLTRPRFVLDAAFETPGGCLALFGVSGSGKSTIARLFAGIERPDHGRIVIDGHVLVDTAARTWEPVHKRRIGLVFQDGQLLPHLSVRQNLAYGRYFAPSDAAGVAFDEVVDLLGIGHLLTARPPTLSGGERQRVALGRALLAKPRLLVMDEPLAALDTERKQEILPFIERLRDEVRLPIIYVSHAVDEVARIANRVVRLAAGRVVAEGTPSEVFAAHVPETPAERFETVSFLSATPLRESPEFAVSILAHPAGEIVIPAQIGPDASTVRVAIQATNVSLATEPPRGLSVRTVLEGRVQAITSGSGPSAVVTVELRGGDRIQAYVTRQAVAALEISEGRPIYALVKTVSIDERGLGRFDGGKGSKVRSQ, from the coding sequence ATGATCAGCTTCGCGTGTCGCCTCACTCGCCCGCGGTTCGTGCTCGACGCGGCGTTCGAAACGCCCGGTGGCTGCTTGGCGCTGTTTGGCGTCTCGGGCTCCGGCAAATCCACGATCGCCAGGCTCTTCGCCGGCATCGAGCGCCCGGACCATGGCCGCATCGTCATCGACGGACACGTGCTGGTCGACACCGCGGCCCGCACCTGGGAGCCGGTCCACAAGCGGCGCATCGGCCTCGTCTTCCAGGACGGCCAGCTCTTGCCGCATCTCTCGGTACGCCAGAACCTTGCCTACGGCCGCTACTTCGCGCCCAGCGACGCAGCGGGCGTTGCGTTCGACGAGGTCGTCGATCTGCTCGGCATCGGCCATCTGCTCACCGCGCGTCCGCCCACGCTGTCGGGCGGCGAGCGCCAGCGCGTTGCCCTCGGACGTGCGCTGCTCGCCAAGCCGCGCTTGCTCGTCATGGACGAGCCGCTGGCCGCCCTCGACACGGAGCGCAAGCAGGAGATTCTGCCTTTTATAGAGCGCCTGCGCGACGAGGTGAGGCTTCCGATCATCTACGTCTCCCATGCCGTCGACGAGGTCGCGCGCATCGCCAACCGCGTAGTGCGGCTCGCTGCGGGGCGCGTCGTTGCCGAGGGAACGCCGTCCGAGGTCTTCGCCGCGCACGTACCGGAGACACCCGCCGAGCGCTTCGAGACGGTCTCGTTCCTGTCCGCCACACCGCTGCGCGAGAGCCCCGAGTTTGCCGTGTCGATCCTGGCCCATCCGGCCGGCGAGATCGTGATCCCCGCGCAGATCGGCCCGGACGCCAGCACGGTCCGCGTCGCCATCCAGGCAACTAACGTGTCGCTTGCAACCGAGCCACCCCGCGGCCTCAGCGTGCGCACGGTGCTCGAAGGCCGCGTGCAGGCGATCACAAGCGGATCAGGCCCCTCGGCCGTCGTCACCGTCGAGCTCAGAGGCGGCGACAGAATCCAGGCCTATGTCACGCGTCAGGCTGTCGCTGCACTGGAAATTTCCGAGGGCAGGCCGATTTACGCCCTCGTAAAGACCGTTTCGATTGACGAGCGTGGCTTGGGGCGGTTCGATGGCGGGAAAGGCAGCAAGGTAAGGTCGCAATGA
- a CDS encoding addiction module antidote protein: MAKSKPFDASKYLTDEADVAAYVAEAFRTNDTEHIAHAIGVAAKARGMTRIAEISGLSRESLYRALSADGAPQFETIQKVLSALGLRLTVEIAGSDKSEAA, from the coding sequence ATGGCCAAATCAAAACCCTTCGACGCTTCGAAGTATCTCACCGATGAAGCCGACGTCGCCGCTTATGTGGCCGAGGCCTTTCGCACCAACGACACTGAGCACATAGCGCACGCCATCGGCGTTGCAGCCAAAGCTCGCGGCATGACTCGCATCGCAGAGATCTCGGGACTTTCCCGGGAAAGCCTATACCGTGCTTTGAGCGCCGACGGCGCGCCGCAGTTTGAAACCATCCAAAAGGTGCTGAGCGCTCTGGGGCTGCGGCTGACCGTCGAAATCGCAGGATCCGATAAGTCCGAAGCGGCTTAG
- a CDS encoding Crp/Fnr family transcriptional regulator, whose translation MITKEALLEMLERTPLFGALAEADRKAVLQEMRETSFDGGQAIFARGDPGRDVYLVTSGRVRLSVLTAEGRELSFAHAEPGQIFGEIAVLDGGMRSADATAVSKVSALTLSKGALTRLIEQRPEVRDAIIKFLCNRLREADHQLEGIALYPIEVRLARFFLAAARQKGELKPGAKIVIDLPISQSELALLIGASRPKVNAALSLLEGSGAISRKETRFTCDIDELEATAGA comes from the coding sequence ATGATCACCAAGGAAGCGCTGCTCGAGATGCTTGAGCGGACGCCGCTGTTCGGCGCGCTCGCCGAGGCCGACCGTAAGGCGGTCCTGCAGGAGATGCGCGAGACGTCTTTCGACGGCGGCCAGGCCATTTTTGCCCGCGGCGATCCAGGGCGCGATGTGTATCTGGTGACGAGCGGCCGTGTCCGCCTGTCAGTGCTGACGGCCGAGGGCCGCGAGCTGTCGTTTGCACACGCCGAGCCCGGCCAAATCTTCGGCGAGATCGCCGTGCTCGACGGCGGCATGCGCAGCGCCGACGCCACGGCCGTGTCAAAGGTCTCTGCGCTCACGTTGTCCAAGGGCGCCCTGACGCGGTTGATCGAGCAGCGCCCCGAAGTGCGCGATGCCATCATCAAGTTTCTCTGCAACCGGCTGCGCGAGGCCGACCACCAGCTCGAAGGCATCGCGCTCTATCCGATCGAGGTGCGGCTCGCGCGTTTCTTCCTGGCCGCTGCCCGCCAGAAGGGCGAGCTGAAGCCCGGCGCCAAGATCGTCATCGACCTTCCGATCTCGCAGAGCGAGCTGGCGCTGCTGATCGGAGCCAGCCGCCCGAAGGTCAACGCCGCGCTGTCCCTGCTCGAGGGCAGCGGCGCCATCTCCCGCAAGGAAACCCGTTTCACGTGCGACATCGACGAACTGGAAGCAACCGCCGGCGCCTGA
- a CDS encoding tyrosine-type recombinase/integrase, with amino-acid sequence MNELTVSQAAIPAVAETPAERLYRAFLESQTANTRAAYAKDIDFFASFLGEPSAASAMSHLLALSGGDGNALLLDYRTHMVDAKLAPSTINRRLSAIRSAAKLARTIGFSNWEPEVAGLKAQVYRDTTGPGLEGTRTMIEIALTNTHPGIAVRDVALIRLMFDLALRRGECVSLDLEDLDLAGKRIWILGKGRKQKEARTLPDKTAVALTAWLDEREKYAAPEQHAVFISLSGNSHGRRITGRGVHWVIAGVGADSGYKTRPHGLRHASITTALDVNNGDLRAAQQHARHANPQTTMRYDDNRRDLAGKVAESIANVL; translated from the coding sequence ATGAACGAACTCACCGTCAGCCAAGCTGCCATCCCGGCCGTCGCGGAAACCCCCGCGGAACGGCTCTACCGGGCGTTCCTGGAGAGCCAGACGGCGAACACCCGCGCGGCCTACGCCAAGGACATCGATTTCTTCGCCTCGTTCCTCGGAGAACCGAGCGCGGCTTCCGCCATGAGCCACCTGCTCGCGCTGAGCGGAGGCGACGGGAACGCGTTGTTGCTCGACTACCGAACGCACATGGTCGACGCGAAGCTGGCGCCGTCGACCATCAACAGGCGCCTGTCCGCGATCCGCTCCGCAGCGAAGCTTGCGCGCACCATTGGCTTTTCCAATTGGGAGCCCGAAGTGGCCGGACTCAAGGCCCAGGTTTATCGGGACACAACAGGTCCGGGGCTCGAGGGCACGCGCACCATGATCGAGATCGCGCTGACGAATACCCATCCCGGCATTGCTGTTCGGGACGTTGCCCTCATTCGCCTTATGTTTGATCTCGCCCTCCGCCGCGGTGAATGCGTATCCCTTGACCTCGAGGATCTTGACCTTGCCGGCAAGCGGATCTGGATCCTCGGCAAAGGCAGGAAGCAGAAAGAGGCGCGCACGCTGCCAGACAAAACTGCCGTAGCTTTGACTGCCTGGCTCGATGAGCGCGAGAAATATGCGGCGCCCGAGCAGCACGCGGTGTTCATCAGCCTATCCGGGAACTCACATGGCCGGCGCATCACCGGTCGCGGCGTGCATTGGGTCATCGCCGGCGTCGGCGCCGATTCCGGTTACAAGACGAGACCGCACGGTCTACGGCATGCGAGCATTACCACCGCTTTGGATGTAAACAACGGCGACCTGCGGGCTGCCCAGCAGCATGCGCGCCATGCCAATCCGCAAACAACGATGCGGTACGATGACAATCGACGCGATCTCGCCGGCAAGGTCGCCGAAAGCATTGCGAACGTGCTGTGA
- a CDS encoding adenylate/guanylate cyclase domain-containing protein: MKRLAWLWQEPRFAALGAWLSRLVEAGTHGYPLETKRRLMILNMIAYLIVVTTLIYALQQTFLDHDRYWPIIYINFAIVVIVATVPLMHRFGPVAAALLILVTEYVALFAFTYYLGRESGLHIQYVAFSAGAFVVLGLGRLWMIIPAIAIALGLHILCWFWFPQSEAAIPAPQDVLDSLYAQAAITTFGIIAAAVYYAFRLAENAKAETEALLRNILPDKVVERLKVRPAEPVADTFPEASILFADISGFVPLARRLGAADTVALLNTLVSTFDDLAERHGVEKIKTIGDAYMVASGVPEPVPDYAARLAHMALAMQDAVRRLCTETGYDLTMRMGLATGPVMAGVIGRQKFTYDIWGDAVNLAARLESASTPGRIHICPVSSEKLAEHFELEPRGPMEIKGVGERSTWFLIAANAAEELPSPLVGEARREGHRNAGRRNSSHP; this comes from the coding sequence GTGAAACGCTTGGCCTGGCTGTGGCAGGAGCCGCGTTTCGCTGCGCTGGGGGCCTGGCTGTCACGCCTCGTCGAGGCGGGTACGCACGGCTATCCGCTCGAAACCAAGCGGCGGCTGATGATCCTGAACATGATCGCCTACCTGATCGTGGTCACGACGCTGATCTATGCCCTGCAGCAGACCTTCCTCGATCACGACCGCTACTGGCCGATCATCTACATCAATTTCGCGATCGTCGTGATCGTCGCGACCGTCCCGTTGATGCATCGCTTCGGACCTGTCGCGGCGGCGCTGCTCATTCTCGTCACGGAGTACGTGGCCCTCTTCGCCTTCACATACTATCTCGGCCGCGAGTCGGGCCTGCACATCCAGTATGTCGCGTTCTCGGCCGGCGCCTTCGTGGTTCTCGGCCTCGGCCGGCTATGGATGATCATTCCGGCAATCGCGATCGCGCTCGGCCTGCATATCCTGTGCTGGTTCTGGTTCCCGCAGTCCGAAGCGGCGATTCCCGCTCCGCAGGACGTGCTCGATTCCCTCTACGCACAGGCGGCCATCACCACCTTCGGCATCATCGCCGCCGCGGTCTACTATGCGTTCCGCCTTGCCGAGAACGCCAAGGCGGAAACGGAAGCCTTGCTGCGCAATATCCTGCCGGACAAGGTCGTTGAGCGTCTGAAGGTTCGGCCCGCGGAGCCCGTCGCGGACACGTTCCCCGAAGCGTCCATCCTGTTTGCCGATATCTCGGGCTTCGTGCCGCTGGCGCGCAGGCTGGGCGCCGCGGACACGGTCGCACTGCTGAACACGCTCGTCTCGACATTCGACGACCTCGCCGAGCGCCACGGCGTCGAGAAGATCAAGACCATCGGCGATGCCTACATGGTCGCCTCCGGCGTTCCCGAACCGGTGCCGGACTACGCCGCCCGCCTGGCCCACATGGCGCTTGCCATGCAGGATGCAGTGCGCCGGTTGTGCACCGAGACCGGCTACGACCTCACCATGCGCATGGGATTGGCAACGGGCCCGGTCATGGCCGGCGTCATCGGGCGCCAGAAGTTCACCTATGACATCTGGGGCGACGCTGTGAACCTCGCGGCGCGGCTCGAAAGCGCGTCCACGCCGGGGCGCATTCACATCTGCCCGGTCTCGAGCGAGAAGCTGGCCGAACACTTCGAGCTGGAGCCCCGCGGTCCCATGGAGATCAAGGGCGTCGGCGAGAGGAGTACCTGGTTCCTGATCGCCGCCAACGCGGCCGAGGAACTTCCCTCCCCCCTTGTAGGAGAGGCCCGAAGAGAAGGACACCGGAACGCTGGCCGTCGAAATTCCTCCCATCCCTAG
- the yacG gene encoding DNA gyrase inhibitor YacG, with protein sequence MGGKCPICGKPAVHAVRPFCSSRCADIDLGRWVSGAYVIAGGQSDADEDGDEAFAKEADLRHPGPGKDQEPQ encoded by the coding sequence GTGGGCGGCAAATGCCCGATCTGCGGCAAGCCGGCCGTCCACGCCGTGCGGCCGTTCTGCTCGTCGCGCTGCGCCGACATCGACCTCGGCCGCTGGGTCTCGGGCGCGTACGTGATCGCCGGGGGCCAGTCCGACGCCGACGAGGATGGCGACGAGGCGTTTGCCAAGGAGGCGGATCTGCGCCATCCCGGGCCCGGGAAGGACCAAGAGCCGCAATAG
- the modB gene encoding molybdate ABC transporter permease subunit, producing the protein MGLEAITPAEIVAIKLSLQVASVAVLASLPVGILVAHVLSRGAFRGKAVLDGFVHMPLVLPPVVTGYVLLILFGRRGPIGAFLDQTFGIVLSFRWTGAALAAAVMSFPLMVRAIRLSLDAIDRRSEEAAATLGASPLWVFATVTLPLALPGIIAGTVLAFAKALGEFGATITFVSNIPGETQTIPSAIYTYTQTPDGEAGALRLSLIAVAISFAALIASELLVRRSTQRRAGFE; encoded by the coding sequence ATGGGCCTCGAGGCCATTACCCCCGCAGAGATCGTCGCCATCAAGCTCTCGCTCCAGGTCGCGAGCGTCGCGGTCCTCGCGAGCTTGCCGGTGGGCATTCTGGTGGCCCACGTGCTGTCGCGCGGGGCGTTCAGGGGCAAGGCCGTGCTGGATGGCTTCGTGCACATGCCGCTCGTACTTCCGCCTGTGGTGACTGGCTACGTACTACTGATCCTGTTCGGCCGCCGCGGCCCTATCGGTGCCTTCCTGGATCAGACGTTCGGCATCGTGCTGTCGTTTCGCTGGACCGGCGCGGCGCTTGCCGCCGCAGTCATGAGCTTCCCGCTGATGGTACGGGCTATTCGCCTCTCGTTGGATGCCATTGACCGCCGCAGCGAGGAGGCCGCCGCCACCCTCGGGGCGTCTCCCCTTTGGGTGTTCGCCACCGTGACCTTGCCGCTGGCGCTGCCGGGGATCATTGCCGGCACCGTGCTCGCCTTCGCCAAGGCGCTCGGCGAGTTCGGCGCCACCATCACCTTCGTGTCCAACATCCCCGGCGAGACACAGACCATTCCGTCCGCAATCTACACTTACACGCAGACGCCCGATGGCGAAGCCGGCGCCCTGCGGCTTTCGTTGATCGCGGTCGCCATCTCGTTCGCGGCCCTCATCGCCTCGGAGCTTCTGGTCCGTCGCTCCACACAGCGAAGGGCCGGTTTCGAATGA
- a CDS encoding type II toxin-antitoxin system RelE/ParE family toxin codes for MIEVRETDEFSSWLSSLTDKPAKARILNRIERLQRGNPGDVEPVGEGVSEMRMHFGPGYRVYFIKRGERFILLLAGGDKSTQERDIIRAKRLAAEYPE; via the coding sequence ATGATCGAAGTGCGAGAGACCGACGAGTTTAGTTCGTGGCTGAGTAGCCTGACGGACAAACCCGCAAAGGCGCGCATACTGAACCGCATCGAACGGCTTCAACGCGGAAACCCTGGTGACGTTGAGCCGGTGGGGGAGGGCGTGAGCGAGATGAGGATGCACTTCGGACCGGGTTACAGGGTCTATTTCATCAAACGAGGGGAACGATTCATCCTGCTCTTGGCCGGTGGCGACAAGTCCACCCAGGAGCGCGATATCATCAGAGCCAAACGCCTAGCGGCAGAGTATCCGGAGTAA
- a CDS encoding AAA family ATPase — protein sequence MLASVEKPLQLILCDDEGAARAIREAGYRSVRVVPRVEDLYRVTRVGYELDETLEHFGSIVLAYPVGSAQLRDDIAVRLGDLRCRWMSFSTEAPNAAAYAESEGTQALANLVLTAKPMWTEEVCTIDDVPDPDPEVTYESGILGLDRHGFRLVRPAFMPVIGPYGSGKSVLLRQLAVSTWRKHGWRTLITSFEEKIKPRIQRDLRRHLIAKPIDFWTDEDVARADTEIRGAFRFLRRPRGAVLNLERLLDRIAFAVKTHGVDVVIIDPVNELDHEVPKHLSKTDYMGQFIMALKALADDYNLLMIVAAHPPKDGVEKRLAKGKLLTLNDGADTAHWGNKADIGWAVWRPDMDGPTLLHIDKLKDHETMGRPTLAELTLDPRMNRFNVSRLGYDLLGGPGDAA from the coding sequence ATGCTTGCTTCCGTCGAAAAGCCCCTTCAACTGATCCTCTGCGACGATGAGGGTGCCGCCCGAGCCATCCGCGAAGCCGGGTATCGCTCAGTGCGCGTTGTCCCCCGCGTCGAGGATCTCTACCGCGTCACGCGGGTCGGCTACGAGCTCGACGAAACGCTCGAGCACTTCGGTAGCATTGTGCTCGCCTATCCGGTGGGCTCGGCGCAGTTGCGGGACGACATCGCCGTGCGGCTGGGCGACCTGCGATGCCGTTGGATGAGCTTCTCAACCGAGGCTCCGAATGCCGCGGCTTACGCGGAGAGCGAAGGCACTCAGGCACTCGCGAACTTGGTCCTCACCGCCAAGCCGATGTGGACCGAAGAGGTCTGCACGATCGACGACGTGCCGGATCCGGATCCAGAAGTCACCTATGAGTCCGGAATCTTAGGACTTGATCGCCATGGGTTTCGGCTCGTTCGCCCTGCCTTCATGCCGGTGATTGGTCCGTATGGCTCGGGCAAATCAGTCCTACTACGCCAACTCGCCGTCAGCACCTGGCGCAAGCACGGTTGGCGCACGCTGATCACAAGTTTTGAGGAGAAGATCAAACCGCGGATCCAACGTGATCTGCGGCGCCACCTCATCGCCAAGCCTATCGATTTCTGGACCGATGAGGACGTGGCCAGGGCGGACACGGAAATTCGGGGGGCCTTTCGTTTCCTGCGTCGTCCGCGGGGTGCGGTGCTCAACCTTGAACGGCTGCTCGACCGCATCGCCTTCGCAGTCAAGACGCACGGGGTCGACGTCGTGATCATCGATCCCGTCAACGAGCTCGACCACGAGGTCCCGAAGCACCTCTCGAAAACCGACTATATGGGCCAGTTCATCATGGCCCTGAAAGCGCTCGCTGACGACTACAACCTTCTGATGATCGTCGCTGCCCATCCGCCCAAGGATGGCGTTGAAAAGCGGCTTGCTAAGGGGAAGCTGCTCACCCTCAACGACGGCGCCGACACGGCCCATTGGGGCAACAAGGCCGATATTGGCTGGGCGGTTTGGCGGCCAGATATGGACGGTCCGACGCTGCTGCACATCGATAAGCTCAAGGACCACGAAACCATGGGGCGGCCGACGCTAGCCGAGCTCACGCTCGATCCGCGGATGAACCGGTTTAACGTCTCGCGCCTTGGCTACGACCTGCTCGGAGGGCCTGGCGATGCAGCCTAG
- the cysQ gene encoding 3'(2'),5'-bisphosphate nucleotidase CysQ, with amino-acid sequence MMGMLDLGPDARAEILKVFTQAVSRAGAIILAHRAQGYTVETKADLSPVTIADRESEAAILAEVHRVLPGIAVIAEESAARGLEGFDAVEPFLVIDPIDGTKEFIEGRSEFTVNLALIVDRRPIIGIIYAPALESLYVGAFGDAWTGWLAPGEDLRALRGRRPLRCRQPEAERFVAVASRKHLDAETRAFLDDLPGDECIFRGSSIKFCIIADGQADMYPRFAPTSEWDTAAGEAILVGAGGSLRDLEGKPLVYGKTETGFLNPGFIARGLG; translated from the coding sequence ATGATGGGCATGCTCGATCTCGGCCCGGACGCCCGGGCAGAGATCCTGAAGGTATTCACTCAGGCGGTATCGCGTGCGGGTGCCATCATCCTCGCCCATCGCGCGCAAGGCTACACGGTCGAGACCAAGGCCGATCTCTCGCCTGTCACCATCGCCGATCGTGAATCGGAGGCCGCGATCCTGGCCGAGGTTCACCGCGTGCTGCCGGGCATCGCCGTCATCGCCGAGGAATCCGCTGCCAGGGGCCTCGAAGGCTTCGATGCCGTGGAGCCGTTCCTTGTCATCGACCCCATCGACGGCACCAAGGAGTTCATCGAGGGCCGCTCGGAGTTCACGGTCAACCTGGCGCTGATCGTCGACCGCAGACCGATCATCGGCATCATTTACGCGCCGGCGCTGGAGTCTCTCTACGTCGGCGCGTTCGGCGACGCGTGGACCGGCTGGCTCGCCCCCGGCGAGGATTTGCGCGCGCTCCGCGGCCGCCGCCCGCTGCGCTGCCGGCAGCCCGAGGCTGAGCGCTTCGTCGCCGTCGCAAGCCGCAAGCACCTCGATGCCGAGACGCGCGCCTTCCTCGACGACCTGCCGGGCGACGAGTGCATCTTTCGCGGCTCCTCGATCAAGTTCTGCATCATTGCCGACGGGCAAGCGGACATGTACCCGCGCTTCGCACCGACGAGCGAATGGGATACGGCGGCGGGTGAGGCGATCCTCGTCGGAGCCGGCGGCTCCCTCAGAGATCTTGAGGGAAAGCCGCTCGTCTACGGCAAAACCGAAACCGGCTTCCTCAATCCCGGCTTTATCGCCCGCGGCCTCGGATAA